The following DNA comes from Spirulina major PCC 6313.
GGTGATGGTGGATTCATCGAAGTATCATCACGGGATAATCTCGCCTACAACGGTCAAGCCGACCTCACCGCCCCCCATGGTGAAATCGGAACCCTCTACCTCGATCCGACCAAAATCTTCATTGTGGGCGCGGCCCTCGCGATCAACGACGGTGAATTACCCAGCATCCTGCAAAACAATAGTCCCGGATCTATATTCACCCTCTCTGATACGGCGCTCAATGCTCAATCAGGCACGCTTTTATTAGAAGCAACGGATGAAATTAAGATCGATAGTTCTGCCAATCTCAATTTCTTGAGTCCCAATGTAATCTTGCGAGCAAATTCGATTATTTCCGATGCTCCCCTGACCGGGACGGCATTCACATTCGAGGCTCAAGATAAAATTGAATTACGAGCACTGATCACCGCCCAAAATGTAAAACTCAGCGCGAACGGTATCACGATCAATAACCAATCAGGAGGCGTTGGCATCAACACTGGTTCATTAACTATTGCAGCCAATGCTTCAGCAATTAAATCCCCCATTGAAGGGACAGGCTTATTAAGCCTGAGTACTTTTACCATGAATCAGGATATTAGTGTTGGCCAAAATAGTGGCACACCAGCCTGGGATTTATCCACAGCAGAGATCAGCCAATTTCAAGGATTTAGCTCAACCCAATTAGGAAACCCAAACAGCACCGGAATCATAGAATTGGTCGAAAATCCTGCCACCGTTGACTTTATCAATCGTGCGCCCTTGACAATTGTTGGTGCGCAGGAACTGATAGGGTTTAATCAAGATACAAACTGGTTACTGCAAGGAACTCAACAGGGTCGGATGAGTAATGCTCAAGTCTCTTTTGGGTTTCAGAATGTCCAAAAAATCCAGGGCGGGACTGCATCCGATACATTTATTTTTGGTAATGCTGTGAATTTTGGCGGTGTGTTAGACGGGGGGACAGGAAAAGACACGTTAGATTATTCAAACTACGGTAATTCTGCACAAGTGGATTTAGTGAATAATTCTGCCACTGGAACCCTGGGAGTCTTTCAAATTGAAGACTTTAAAATGACGGATAATGTGGTCTCGCCACGACTTTCATTTCCGCCCTTGACTCAAAGCATCGTCCGTAAAAGTCCTAAATTTTCATCAAGTTTCGATCGATTTGAAGCGAGGGATTTATTCGATTCTCAAGCTCAAGATGAGACGAGAGGTTACGATCGCACCCTCATCCATAACTCCATTTTGGGTGATGATCTAGAAGCAGCGATCGCCGCCTTGGATCAATTGTATAGTGCTGAATTTGCGGAACAACTCGGTATTGAGTTACCACAACGCACCCTGAGTGTTTTAGAAATGCAGGGGATTTTAAAAACTCGCAGTGAAGCCACAGGCATTAACTCCGCGATCATCTATGCTTTTGTCCGACCGGATCAACTGGATTTACTCCTCGTCCCGCCGGTGGGTCAACCCATTACCTATACTGTGCCGGTGAACCAAATCGAGTTATTAGAGACTGTCCAAAGCCTCAGACTTGAAATCGGTGATCCGGTACGTCGTCAAACCGTGAGTTATCGCCCCGATGCTGAACAGCTTTATCAATGGTTAATTGCGCCGTTAAAGGCAGATTTAAAACGCTTTGATATTCGATCGCTGGTGTTTAGTTTAGACGCAGGCTTGCGGGCAGTGCCGATGGCGGCATTGTATGATGGCAATCAGTTTTTAATTGAACAGTATAATCTAAGTTTAGTACCGAGCTTATCCCTGACCCAAACCCATTACACAAATCTGCAACGTTCTTCGGTTTTGGCGATGGGGATTGCTGATTTTCAAACTCAATCGGATTTACCGGCTGTGCCGGCAGAATTGGCAGCGATCGCAACCGCTAGCGCCCGTTCAACCACTCTATTCAACGATCAAGTCACCTTAGCCAATTGGCAACAAACCCAACAAAACCCAGTTGATATTGTTCACCTTGCCACCCATGCCGAATTTCAAGCGGGCCACCGGGAAAACTCCTATATTCAACTGTGGGATCAACCCCTGACACTGGAGGCGATTGAAGTGATTCCCTGGGCACAGCAGCGGGTGAATTTATTGGTGTTGAGTGCCTGTCGGACGGCATTTGGCAGTGAGGAGGCGGAGTTTGGGTTTGCCGGTTTGGCGGTGAAAACGGGGGTGAATTCGGCGTTGGCGAGTATTTGGTATGCCAATGATTTGGCCACCTTGGCATTAATGCAGGGTTTTTATCAACAACTGACCCAAATGCCTACGAAAGCGGAGGCGTTACGGCAGGCTCAATTAGCATTATTAAACCGTAATACTGTGTTGCAAAATGGCCGTCTTATTAGTGAAACCGGCAGTATTGAATTGCCGCCGGAATTGTCTCGGTTTGGCGATCGCACCCTCAGCCATCCCTACTATTGGTCGGGGTTTACCCTGATCGGCAGTCCGTGGTAGTGGGTGATGATCCTGAGATAATTTTAGTGAATCACCGTGGATAAATCGGCGATCGCATTCAGCCAATGGTATTCAACAGCATCGGGCTGGCGTTGGATTGCGAACGCACCGCGCAGGTTGGGCAGCGGGGGTAAATCGGCGAGAGACCAGGGCGGCGCGGTGGGTGGGTGGAGAGCGAGGATTTGCGGGGGGGCGGTGTGGGATATTTCTACAGTTTTTAAGCCGGTAAGCCCTGCTCCGGTGGCTTTTAAATAGGCTTCTTTGCGAGTCCAGAGGGTGAAAAAGGCAATCTCTTGCTGGGCGGGAGGGAGGGCAGCGATCGCATCAGCTTCGGCAGGGCAAAAAAAGCGACGGGCTAAGTCGAGAGCATTGGGCAAGGGGCGGAGGGTTTCGAGGTCAATGCCGACGGGGTGATGGGGATGGAGAGCGATCGCGCCCCAAGCGCCGGAATGGGTGACGTTAAATTGCCAGGGGGATGCGGTGAGTTCCGGTTTGCCGGTGGGGGTGGTGGTGAAGGTAATGTCTTGGGGGGCGCGATCGATGCAGGGGCTAAGGAGATGGCGTAAACAGCCCCGTGTTAGGGTGAACTGTTGGCGATCGCGCTCGTGGTGATAGCGGTGGGCGCGGTGTTGTTCGGC
Coding sequences within:
- a CDS encoding CHAT domain-containing protein; protein product: MSLASIKPSPYHRPATTALTLLSLLLAPLPGAPVLAQSITAAPDGTGTTVMQNGNQFTIQGGTTIDQNLFHSFQDFGLSASETAQFLSNPSIRNILTRVVSGNPSIINGLLSIIGGNSNLYLMNPAGIVFGPNAHLNVPADFLATTATGIEFANGTFHAYQNNTYADLVGSPQGFIFSDTDSGTVINAGQLQVNPGQHLGLVGKTVINTGQLSAPGGTIQIVGVPNSSRIRISQPNQLLSLEIDPNAATRPGHITALELPQLLTGPADLASIALNDDDRVQLNGSDLAVPVLPGLVALSGELDTQTTDAAQTPMIQVEGDRIALTAATLDASGTNGGQITIGTDANRVIVDQASTFRANTTAPEGNGGDILIWSNEATAFLGSLEARGGNQGGDGGFIEVSSRDNLAYNGQADLTAPHGEIGTLYLDPTKIFIVGAALAINDGELPSILQNNSPGSIFTLSDTALNAQSGTLLLEATDEIKIDSSANLNFLSPNVILRANSIISDAPLTGTAFTFEAQDKIELRALITAQNVKLSANGITINNQSGGVGINTGSLTIAANASAIKSPIEGTGLLSLSTFTMNQDISVGQNSGTPAWDLSTAEISQFQGFSSTQLGNPNSTGIIELVENPATVDFINRAPLTIVGAQELIGFNQDTNWLLQGTQQGRMSNAQVSFGFQNVQKIQGGTASDTFIFGNAVNFGGVLDGGTGKDTLDYSNYGNSAQVDLVNNSATGTLGVFQIEDFKMTDNVVSPRLSFPPLTQSIVRKSPKFSSSFDRFEARDLFDSQAQDETRGYDRTLIHNSILGDDLEAAIAALDQLYSAEFAEQLGIELPQRTLSVLEMQGILKTRSEATGINSAIIYAFVRPDQLDLLLVPPVGQPITYTVPVNQIELLETVQSLRLEIGDPVRRQTVSYRPDAEQLYQWLIAPLKADLKRFDIRSLVFSLDAGLRAVPMAALYDGNQFLIEQYNLSLVPSLSLTQTHYTNLQRSSVLAMGIADFQTQSDLPAVPAELAAIATASARSTTLFNDQVTLANWQQTQQNPVDIVHLATHAEFQAGHRENSYIQLWDQPLTLEAIEVIPWAQQRVNLLVLSACRTAFGSEEAEFGFAGLAVKTGVNSALASIWYANDLATLALMQGFYQQLTQMPTKAEALRQAQLALLNRNTVLQNGRLISETGSIELPPELSRFGDRTLSHPYYWSGFTLIGSPW
- a CDS encoding 4'-phosphopantetheinyl transferase family protein, with the protein product MAAPIQIWLLNFEAIAPEYDRFFAVLNPAEQHRAHRYHHERDRQQFTLTRGCLRHLLSPCIDRAPQDITFTTTPTGKPELTASPWQFNVTHSGAWGAIALHPHHPVGIDLETLRPLPNALDLARRFFCPAEADAIAALPPAQQEIAFFTLWTRKEAYLKATGAGLTGLKTVEISHTAPPQILALHPPTAPPWSLADLPPLPNLRGAFAIQRQPDAVEYHWLNAIADLSTVIH